From a region of the Triticum aestivum cultivar Chinese Spring chromosome 7D, IWGSC CS RefSeq v2.1, whole genome shotgun sequence genome:
- the LOC123168350 gene encoding auxin efflux carrier component 2 isoform X1, translating into MITGKDIYDVLAAVVPLYVAMFMAYGSVRWWGIFTPDQCSGINRFVAVFAVPLLSFHFISTNDPYAMDYRFLAADSLQKLVILAALAVWHNVLSRYRCRGGTEAGEASSLDWTITLFSLATLPNTLVMGIPLLRAMYGDFSGSLMVQIVVLQSVIWYTLMLFLFEYRGAKALISEQFPPDVGASIASFRVDSDVVSLNGREALHADAEVGRDGRVHVVIRRSASGSTTGGHGAGRSGIYRGASNAMTPRASNLTGVEIYSLQTSREPTPRQSSFNQSDFYSMFNGSKLASPKGQPPVAGGGGARGQGLDEQVANKFKGGEAAAPYPAPNPGMMMPAPRRKKELGGSNSNSNKELHMFVWSSSASPVSEANLRNAVNHAASTDFAAAPPAAATPRDGATPRGVSGTVTPVLKKDASSGAVEVEIEDGMMKSPATGLGAKFPVSGSPYVAPRKKGADVPGLEEAAHPMPPASVMTRLILIMVWRKLIRNPNTYSSLIGLVWSLVSFRWNIQMPTIIKGSISILSDAGLGMAMFSLGLFMALQPKIISCGKSVATFAMAVRFLTGPAVIAATSIAVGLRGVLLHVAIVQAALPQGIVPFVFAKEYNCHPQILSTAVIFGMLVALPITILYYVLLGI; encoded by the exons ATGATCACCGGGAAGGACATCTACGACGTGCTTGCGGCGGTGGTGCCGCTGTACGTGGCCATGTTCATGGCGTACGGGTCGGTGCGGTGGTGGGGCATCTTCACGCCGGACCAGTGCTCGGGGATCAACCGCTTCGTGGCCGTCTTCGCGGTGCCGCTCCTCTCCTTCCACTTCATCTCCACCAACGACCCCTACGCCATGGACTACCGCTTCCTGGCCGCCGACTCGCTGCAGAAGCTCGTCATCCTGGCCGCCCTCGCCGTGTGGCACAACGTGCTGTCCCGGTACCGGTGCCGCGGCGGCACGGAGGCCGGCGAGGCGTCGTCGCTGGACTGGACCATCACGCTCTTCTCCCTGGCGACGCTGCCCAACACGCTGGTGATGGGCATCCCGCTGCTGCGCGCCATGTACGGCGACTTCTCGGGGTCGCTCATGGTGCAGATCGTGGTGCTGCAGAGCGTCATCTGGTACACGCTCATGCTTTTCCTCTTCGAGTACCGAGGCGCCAAGGCGCTCATCTCCGAGCAGTTCCCGCCCGACGTCGGCGCCAGCATCGCCTCCTTCCGCGTCGACTCCGACGTGGTCTCGCTCAACGGCCGCGAGGCGCTGCACGCCGACGCCGAGGTCGGCCGCGACGGCCGCGTCCACGTCGTCATCCGGCGGTCCGCGTCGGGGTCCACCACGGGCGGTCACGGCGCCGGGCGCTCCGGGATCTACCGCGGCGCGTCCAACGCCATGACGCCGCGCGCGTCCAACCTCACCGGCGTGGAGATCTACTCGCTGCAGACGTCGCGGGAGCCCACGCCGCGGCAGTCCAGCTTCAACCAGTCCGACTTCTACTCCATGTTCAACGGGAGCAAGCTGGCCAGTCCCAAGGGCCAGCCCCCCGTCGCCGGCGGCGGTGGTGCGCGCGGGCAGGGGCTTGACGAGCAGGTCGCCAACAAGTtcaagggcggcgaggcggcggcgccgtACCCCGCGCCCAACCCCGGCATGATGATGCCGGCGCCACG TAGGAAGAAGGAGCTTGGGGGTTCTAACTCCAACTCGAACAAGGAGCTGCACATGTTCGTGTGGAGCTCTAGCGCGTCGCCCGTGTCGGAGGCCAACCTCCGCAACGCCGTCAACCATGCCGCGTCCACTGacttcgccgccgcgccgccggcggCAGCCACGCCACGCGACGGCGCCACACCCAGAG GCGTGAGCGGCACGGTGACGCCGGTGCTCAAGAAGGACGCCAGCAGCGGCGCGGTGGAGGTGGAGATCGAGGACGGCATGATGAAGAGCCCGGCGACGGGGCTGGGCGCCAAGTTCCCGGTGTCGGGGTCCCCCTACGTGGCGCCGCGGAAGAAGGGCGCCGACGTGCCCGGGCTGGAGGAGGCGGCGCACCCGATGCCGCCGGCGAGCGTGATGACCCGGCTCATCCTCATCATGGTGTGGCGCAAGCTCATCCGCAACCCCAACACCTACTCCAGCCTCATCGGCCTCGTCTGGTCACTCGTCTCCTTCAG GTGGAACATTCAGATGCCTACAATAATCAAGGGGTCCATATCCATCCTGTCTGATGCAGGTCTAGGGATGGCTATGTTCAGCTTAG GTCTCTTCATGGCTCTGCAACCAAAGATTATCTCTTGTGGAAAGTCTGTCGCGACGTTCGCGATGGCGGTGAGGTTCTTGACTGGGCCGGCGGTGATCGCTGCGACCTCAATCGCCGTGGGGCTCCGAGGAGTGCTCCTACATGTTGCCATTGTTCAG GCAGCACTTCCACAAGGAATTGTTCCATTTGTGTTCGCCAAGGAGTACAATTGCCATCCTCAAATACTTAGCACAGC GGTTATTTTTGGAATGCTGGTGGCGCTCCCGATCACCATACTCTACTACGTTCTCCTTGGGATATAG
- the LOC123168350 gene encoding auxin efflux carrier component 2 isoform X2, with amino-acid sequence MITGKDIYDVLAAVVPLYVAMFMAYGSVRWWGIFTPDQCSGINRFVAVFAVPLLSFHFISTNDPYAMDYRFLAADSLQKLVILAALAVWHNVLSRYRCRGGTEAGEASSLDWTITLFSLATLPNTLVMGIPLLRAMYGDFSGSLMVQIVVLQSVIWYTLMLFLFEYRGAKALISEQFPPDVGASIASFRVDSDVVSLNGREALHADAEVGRDGRVHVVIRRSASGSTTGGHGAGRSGIYRGASNAMTPRASNLTGVEIYSLQTSREPTPRQSSFNQSDFYSMFNGSKLASPKGQPPVAGGGGARGQGLDEQVANKFKGGEAAAPYPAPNPGMMMPAPRKKELGGSNSNSNKELHMFVWSSSASPVSEANLRNAVNHAASTDFAAAPPAAATPRDGATPRGVSGTVTPVLKKDASSGAVEVEIEDGMMKSPATGLGAKFPVSGSPYVAPRKKGADVPGLEEAAHPMPPASVMTRLILIMVWRKLIRNPNTYSSLIGLVWSLVSFRWNIQMPTIIKGSISILSDAGLGMAMFSLGLFMALQPKIISCGKSVATFAMAVRFLTGPAVIAATSIAVGLRGVLLHVAIVQAALPQGIVPFVFAKEYNCHPQILSTAVIFGMLVALPITILYYVLLGI; translated from the exons ATGATCACCGGGAAGGACATCTACGACGTGCTTGCGGCGGTGGTGCCGCTGTACGTGGCCATGTTCATGGCGTACGGGTCGGTGCGGTGGTGGGGCATCTTCACGCCGGACCAGTGCTCGGGGATCAACCGCTTCGTGGCCGTCTTCGCGGTGCCGCTCCTCTCCTTCCACTTCATCTCCACCAACGACCCCTACGCCATGGACTACCGCTTCCTGGCCGCCGACTCGCTGCAGAAGCTCGTCATCCTGGCCGCCCTCGCCGTGTGGCACAACGTGCTGTCCCGGTACCGGTGCCGCGGCGGCACGGAGGCCGGCGAGGCGTCGTCGCTGGACTGGACCATCACGCTCTTCTCCCTGGCGACGCTGCCCAACACGCTGGTGATGGGCATCCCGCTGCTGCGCGCCATGTACGGCGACTTCTCGGGGTCGCTCATGGTGCAGATCGTGGTGCTGCAGAGCGTCATCTGGTACACGCTCATGCTTTTCCTCTTCGAGTACCGAGGCGCCAAGGCGCTCATCTCCGAGCAGTTCCCGCCCGACGTCGGCGCCAGCATCGCCTCCTTCCGCGTCGACTCCGACGTGGTCTCGCTCAACGGCCGCGAGGCGCTGCACGCCGACGCCGAGGTCGGCCGCGACGGCCGCGTCCACGTCGTCATCCGGCGGTCCGCGTCGGGGTCCACCACGGGCGGTCACGGCGCCGGGCGCTCCGGGATCTACCGCGGCGCGTCCAACGCCATGACGCCGCGCGCGTCCAACCTCACCGGCGTGGAGATCTACTCGCTGCAGACGTCGCGGGAGCCCACGCCGCGGCAGTCCAGCTTCAACCAGTCCGACTTCTACTCCATGTTCAACGGGAGCAAGCTGGCCAGTCCCAAGGGCCAGCCCCCCGTCGCCGGCGGCGGTGGTGCGCGCGGGCAGGGGCTTGACGAGCAGGTCGCCAACAAGTtcaagggcggcgaggcggcggcgccgtACCCCGCGCCCAACCCCGGCATGATGATGCCGGCGCCACG GAAGAAGGAGCTTGGGGGTTCTAACTCCAACTCGAACAAGGAGCTGCACATGTTCGTGTGGAGCTCTAGCGCGTCGCCCGTGTCGGAGGCCAACCTCCGCAACGCCGTCAACCATGCCGCGTCCACTGacttcgccgccgcgccgccggcggCAGCCACGCCACGCGACGGCGCCACACCCAGAG GCGTGAGCGGCACGGTGACGCCGGTGCTCAAGAAGGACGCCAGCAGCGGCGCGGTGGAGGTGGAGATCGAGGACGGCATGATGAAGAGCCCGGCGACGGGGCTGGGCGCCAAGTTCCCGGTGTCGGGGTCCCCCTACGTGGCGCCGCGGAAGAAGGGCGCCGACGTGCCCGGGCTGGAGGAGGCGGCGCACCCGATGCCGCCGGCGAGCGTGATGACCCGGCTCATCCTCATCATGGTGTGGCGCAAGCTCATCCGCAACCCCAACACCTACTCCAGCCTCATCGGCCTCGTCTGGTCACTCGTCTCCTTCAG GTGGAACATTCAGATGCCTACAATAATCAAGGGGTCCATATCCATCCTGTCTGATGCAGGTCTAGGGATGGCTATGTTCAGCTTAG GTCTCTTCATGGCTCTGCAACCAAAGATTATCTCTTGTGGAAAGTCTGTCGCGACGTTCGCGATGGCGGTGAGGTTCTTGACTGGGCCGGCGGTGATCGCTGCGACCTCAATCGCCGTGGGGCTCCGAGGAGTGCTCCTACATGTTGCCATTGTTCAG GCAGCACTTCCACAAGGAATTGTTCCATTTGTGTTCGCCAAGGAGTACAATTGCCATCCTCAAATACTTAGCACAGC GGTTATTTTTGGAATGCTGGTGGCGCTCCCGATCACCATACTCTACTACGTTCTCCTTGGGATATAG